The following proteins are encoded in a genomic region of Ptychodera flava strain L36383 chromosome 23 unlocalized genomic scaffold, AS_Pfla_20210202 Scaffold_24__1_contigs__length_23054250_pilon, whole genome shotgun sequence:
- the LOC139124415 gene encoding multiple epidermal growth factor-like domains protein 11, giving the protein MAQFVKQMVVVTAQQDGEAGGCACKCGNGAVCTRDGTCECMAGWRGRYCDEPCPEGFWGAGCRNPCTCNIGESCDSMTGRCACKCENGGVCNRDGTCECMAGWRGRYCDEPCPEGFWGAGCRNPCTCHIGESCDPVRGTCDCRCENGGVCERDGMCECMAGWRGRYCDEPCPEGFWGAGCTQQCICPNLLVCDDITGICKCQCQNGGTCNQDGICECTGGWRGRYCDVPCPSGFWGAGCTNHCNCQSSVTCDIVTGRCHLPSSSSGIEYNNTCPIGMYGMDCQQQCQCHNDAVCNAIDGTCECRPGWHGRFCDTTCPGGFWGLGCANPCACNNGDSCDIKTGTCECQCENGAVCNADGTCDCTAGWRGRYCDTPCQEGFWGAGCADVCICQKGRVCNIFSGRCECPCKNDAACNVNGACDCTTGWRGRYCETPCPEGFWGPNCRNPCSCHIGQSCDVFTGNCECQCKNGAVCQTDGSCDCTAGWRGRYCDSPCPEGFWGPGCRSTCICRIGETCDKTTGSCNCHCQNGGECNKDGICECTAGWRGRYCDVPCPDGFWGQGCRSPCTCHLSQLLEGRFCDSPCPDGFWGAGCSKLCACSGNEDCDPVSGLCECNCKNGGRCKIDGTCECTAGFRGRLCDAPCPSGFWGTGCLNRCSCQGHSNCSRKNGVCICHAGYTGVDCKTPCEYNKYGENCAHTCRCTNGGVCNSVTGECLCRAGYKGTKCETRSKNNFECLYSFDSSTMISMHR; this is encoded by the exons ATGGCGCAGTTTGTAAAACAGATGGTAGTTGTGACTGCACAGCAGGATGGGGAGGCCG GGGGATGTGCTTGCAAATGTGGAAATGGTGCAGTTTGTACCAGAGATGGTACGTGTGAGTGCATGGCAGGGTGGAGAGGTCGATATTGTGATGAACCATGTCCTGAGGGGTTTTGGGGTGCTGGTTGCAGAAATCCTTGTACTTGTAACATTGGCGAGTCTTGTGATTCTATGACAGGGAGATGTGCttgcaaatgtgaaaatggGGGAGTTTGTAACAGAGATGGTACATGTGAGTGCATGGCTGGGTGGAGAGGTCGATATTGTGATGAACCGTGTCCTGAGGGGTTTTGGGGTGCTGGTTGCAGAAATCCATGCACTTGTCACATAGGTGAGTCCTGTGATCCTGTAAGAGGAACGTGTGATTGCAGATGTGAAAATGGGGGAGTTTGTGAAAGAGATGGAATGTGTGAGTGCATGGCAGGGTGGCGAGGTCGTTATTGTGACGAACCATGTCCTGAAGGGTTTTGGGGTGCTGgctgtacacagcaatgtatcTGTCCTAATTTGTTAGTTTGTGACGACATAACTGGAATCTGTAAGTGCCAATGTCAGAATGGTGGAACGTGTAACCAAGATGGCATCTGTGAATGCACTGGAGGTTGGAGAGGTCGATATTGTGATGTACCATGTCCAAGTGGATTCTGGGGTGCTGGCTGCACAAATCACTGTAACTGTCAAAGCTCTGTGACATGTGACATTGTTACTGGTAGATGCCATCTCCCTTCAAGCTCTAGTGGAATAGAATATAATAATACTTGTCCTATCGGTATGTATGGTATGGACTGTCAACAACAATGTCAGTGTCACAATGATGCTGTTTGTAATGCCATTGATGGCACTTGTGAATGCAGACCTGGCTGGCATGGGCGCTTCTGTGACACAACATGCCCTGGGGGCTTCTGGGGCCTGGGATGTGCAAATCCATGTGCTTGCAACAATGGTGACTCTTGTGACATTAAAACTGGAACTTGTGAATGCCAGTGTGAAAATGGTGCAGTTTGCAATGCAGATGGCACCTGTGACTGTACTGCAGGATGGAGAGGTCGATATTGTGACACACCATGTCAAGAAGGATTTTGGGGCGCTGGTTGTGCCGATGTATGCATCTGCCAAAAAGGCAGGGTCTGTAATATATTTAGTGGCAGATGTGAATGTCCATGTAAGAATGATGCAGCCTGTAATGTAAATGGTGCATGCGACTGTACTACAGGTTGGAGAGGACGTTACTGTGAAACACCTTGTCCTGAAGGCTTCTGGGGACCTAACTGCAGGAATCCATGCTCATGTCATATTGGACAGTCCTGTGATGTGTTCACAGGCAATTGTGAATGTCAGTGCAAAAATGGCGCAGTTTGCCAAACAGATGGTAGTTGTGATTGTACTGCAGGGTGGAGAGGGCGGTACTGTGATTCACCTTGTCCAGAGGGATTCTGGGGCCCTGGCTGCAGAAGCACTTGTATCTGTAGGATTGGTGAGACCTGTGATAAAACGACCGGCAGCTGCAACTGCCATTGCCAGAATGGTGGAGAATGTAATAAGGAtggtatttgtgaatgcacaGCTGGATGGAGAGGGCGGTATTGTGATGTGCCATGTCCTGATGGCTTCTGGGGTCAAGGCTGCAGAAGTCCATGTACCTGCCACCTTAGCCAGTT GCTGGAGGGCAGATTCTGTGACTCCCCCTGCCCTGATGGATTCTGGGGTGCAGGTTGTTCTAAGTTATGTGCTTGTTCTGGCAACGAAGACTGCGATCCAGTGTCTGGACTCTGTGAATGTAACTGCAAAAATGGAGGTCGTTGTAAGATAGATGGTACCTGTGAGTGTACAGCTGGATTTCGAGGAAGATTATGCGATGCTCCTTGTCCTTCTGGATTCTGGGGGACCGGATGCCTAAACAGATGTTCGTGCCAGGGTCACAGCAATTGTTCCCGGAAGAATggtgtatgtatatgtcatgCTGGTTACACAGGGGTCGATTGCAAAACACCATGTGAATACAATAAATATGGCGAGAACTGTGCTCACACATGCCGATGTACAAATGGTGGAGTCTGCAATTCTGTTACTGGGGAGTGTCTCTGTCGAGCAGGCTATAAGGGAACAAAATGTGAAACGAGAAGTAAGAATAACTTTGAATGCTTGTATTCATTTGACTCTTCTACTATGATATCGATGCACAgataa